A section of the Vibrio vulnificus CMCP6 genome encodes:
- the atpE gene encoding F0F1 ATP synthase subunit C has translation METVLSFSAIAVAIIVGLCALGTAVGFAVLGGKFLEGAARQPEMAPMLQVKMFIIAGLLDAVPMIGIVIALLFTFANPFVGQLAG, from the coding sequence ATGGAAACTGTACTAAGCTTTTCTGCAATCGCAGTAGCAATCATCGTTGGTCTGTGTGCTCTAGGTACTGCAGTAGGCTTCGCGGTTCTAGGTGGTAAATTCCTAGAAGGTGCTGCTCGTCAACCAGAAATGGCTCCTATGCTTCAAGTTAAGATGTTCATCATCGCTGGTCTACTTGATGCGGTTCCAATGATCGGTATCGTAATCGCACTTCTATTCACGTTTGCAAACCCATTCGTAGGTCAATTAGCTGGTTAA
- a CDS encoding ParB/RepB/Spo0J family partition protein: MSKRGLGKGLDALLSTSSLAREKQHIATQSQALSAEGELTDIAVGQLQPGVYQPRKDMSPQALEELTASIQSQGIIQPIVVRPVQDGHFEIIAGERRWRAAKLAGLKRVPCLIKHVEDRAAIAMALIENIQREDLNVIEEAQALERLQDEFSLTHQQVADVIGKSRTAVSNLLRLNGLELEVKQFVAQKLLDMGHARALLALEGEQQVEVAQQVASKALTVRQTEQLVKKCLTPKVEEKNQPKDEETQQISQKLSETLGAKVSLVRNGNGKAKLTISIDEPHKLEQLIAKLES, from the coding sequence ATGTCTAAGCGTGGTCTAGGAAAGGGGCTGGATGCACTGTTGTCTACCAGTTCATTAGCTCGTGAGAAACAACATATCGCCACTCAGAGTCAGGCACTTTCCGCGGAAGGAGAGTTGACCGATATTGCGGTAGGTCAGTTGCAACCTGGGGTATACCAACCACGAAAAGACATGTCACCACAGGCGCTGGAAGAATTGACGGCCTCGATTCAGTCGCAAGGCATCATTCAGCCGATCGTGGTTCGACCGGTGCAAGATGGCCATTTTGAGATCATTGCCGGTGAGCGACGTTGGCGAGCCGCCAAATTAGCAGGGTTAAAACGCGTTCCTTGCTTGATCAAGCATGTCGAAGATCGTGCTGCTATCGCCATGGCGTTGATCGAAAATATTCAGCGCGAAGATCTTAATGTGATCGAAGAAGCGCAAGCGCTTGAGCGATTGCAAGACGAGTTTTCTCTGACTCATCAGCAAGTGGCGGATGTGATTGGTAAGTCACGTACTGCGGTGAGCAACCTGCTTCGACTGAATGGCTTGGAGCTAGAAGTGAAACAGTTTGTTGCACAGAAACTGCTCGATATGGGTCATGCTCGTGCCTTGTTAGCGTTGGAAGGCGAGCAACAAGTGGAAGTGGCTCAGCAGGTCGCCAGCAAAGCGCTCACGGTTCGTCAAACTGAGCAGTTGGTAAAAAAATGTCTCACACCTAAGGTTGAAGAAAAAAATCAGCCAAAAGATGAAGAAACACAACAAATATCACAAAAACTAAGTGAAACGTTGGGAGCAAAGGTTTCTTTAGTGAGAAATGGCAATGGAAAAGCCAAATTGACGATAAGTATTGATGAGCCTCACAAATTAGAGCAACTAATTGCCAAGCTAGAGAGCTAA
- the yidC gene encoding membrane protein insertase YidC — MDSQRTLLVLLLALVSFLLFQQWQVAKNPAPQAVEQAQTSSTLPAPSFADELDPAPAQQASAKLITVTTDVLTLSIDTVGGDVVAADLNQYSAELNSANAFELLRDTQGHQFIAQSGLVGPQGIDLSSNNRPSYQVSADSFTLADDQNELRIPMTYQANGLEYTKTFILKRGSYAIDVEFDVINKSGNNATLGMYAHLRQNLMDAGGSITMPTYRGGAYSTEDTRYKKYSFEDMQDRNLSLTLTNGQGWAAMIQHYFAAAWIPRNEPGANLYTRVIGNMGDIGVRMPNKTIADGDSAHFTATLWAGPKLQDQMAEVAPNLDLVVDYGWLWFIAKPLHWLLSVIQSFVGNWGVAIICLTFIVRGAMYPLTKAQYTSMAKMRMLQPKLQAMRERIGDDRQRMSQEMMELYKKEKVNPLGGCLPLILQMPIFIALYWALMESVELRHSPFILWIHDLSAQDPYFILPLLMGGSMFLIQKMSPTTVTDPMQQKIMTFMPVMFTFFFLWFPSGLVLYWLVSNIVTLIQQSLIYKALEKKGLHTK, encoded by the coding sequence ATGGATTCTCAACGTACTCTCCTGGTCCTGCTTCTGGCGCTGGTTTCTTTCTTGCTGTTCCAACAGTGGCAAGTCGCAAAGAACCCAGCCCCTCAAGCCGTTGAACAGGCTCAAACAAGCAGCACTTTACCTGCACCATCTTTTGCTGATGAACTGGACCCAGCGCCAGCGCAACAAGCGTCAGCAAAACTCATCACGGTAACAACGGATGTGTTGACTCTGTCAATCGACACTGTTGGTGGTGATGTAGTGGCTGCGGATTTGAACCAATATTCTGCAGAACTCAATTCTGCGAATGCCTTCGAGCTTCTTAGAGACACTCAAGGTCATCAATTCATCGCACAAAGTGGTCTGGTTGGCCCACAAGGCATCGACCTAAGCAGCAACAATCGTCCAAGCTACCAAGTGAGCGCGGACAGCTTTACGTTAGCTGACGATCAAAACGAATTACGTATTCCAATGACCTACCAAGCGAATGGCTTGGAGTACACCAAAACCTTTATCCTAAAACGTGGTAGCTACGCGATTGACGTTGAGTTCGATGTCATCAACAAATCAGGTAACAACGCAACGTTAGGCATGTACGCACACCTACGTCAAAATCTGATGGACGCGGGCGGCAGCATCACCATGCCAACCTACCGTGGTGGTGCTTACTCAACCGAAGATACTCGTTATAAAAAATACAGCTTCGAAGATATGCAAGATCGCAATCTGTCTCTTACTCTGACCAATGGTCAAGGTTGGGCAGCAATGATCCAGCACTACTTCGCTGCGGCGTGGATCCCACGTAACGAACCAGGTGCAAACCTGTACACTCGCGTGATTGGCAATATGGGTGACATTGGCGTTCGCATGCCAAACAAAACCATTGCTGATGGCGATAGCGCACACTTCACCGCAACCCTTTGGGCTGGTCCTAAACTGCAAGACCAAATGGCGGAAGTCGCACCAAACCTTGACTTGGTTGTCGATTACGGCTGGTTGTGGTTCATCGCGAAACCACTGCATTGGCTACTGTCTGTTATCCAAAGCTTTGTGGGTAACTGGGGTGTGGCGATCATCTGTCTGACCTTCATCGTTCGTGGTGCGATGTACCCACTGACAAAAGCACAGTACACCTCAATGGCCAAAATGCGCATGCTACAGCCTAAGCTGCAAGCAATGCGTGAGCGCATCGGTGATGACCGTCAGCGCATGAGCCAAGAGATGATGGAACTGTACAAGAAAGAGAAAGTTAACCCACTCGGTGGCTGTCTTCCTCTCATTCTGCAGATGCCTATCTTCATCGCTCTGTACTGGGCATTGATGGAATCGGTTGAGCTGCGTCACTCGCCGTTCATCCTATGGATTCACGACCTTTCAGCACAGGACCCATACTTCATCCTGCCGCTATTGATGGGTGGATCAATGTTCCTAATTCAGAAGATGAGCCCAACGACTGTGACCGATCCTATGCAGCAGAAGATCATGACCTTTATGCCGGTGATGTTTACCTTCTTCTTCCTATGGTTCCCATCAGGCCTGGTTCTATACTGGCTAGTATCGAACATCGTTACTCTGATCCAGCAGTCTTTGATATACAAAGCACTGGAGAAAAAAGGCTTACACACTAAGTAA
- a CDS encoding ParA family protein, whose product MGKIVAIANQKGGVGKTTTCVNLAASMAATKRKVLVIDLDPQGNATMASGVDKYMVDATAYDLLVEETPFDQVVCKTTTGKYDLIAANGDVTAAEIKLMEVFAREVRLKNALASVRDNYDFIFIDCPPSLNLLTINAMAAADSVLVPMQCEYFALEGLTALMDTISKLAAVVNDKLKIEGLLRTMYDPRNRLSNEVSDQLKKHFGSKVYRTVIPRNVRLAEAPSHGKPAMYYDKHSAGSKAYLALAGEMLRREEIPV is encoded by the coding sequence GTGGGTAAAATAGTAGCAATTGCCAACCAGAAAGGTGGTGTGGGTAAGACAACAACGTGTGTCAATCTAGCAGCGTCAATGGCCGCAACCAAACGCAAAGTATTGGTGATAGATTTGGACCCACAAGGTAACGCTACGATGGCGAGTGGTGTGGACAAATACATGGTGGATGCCACCGCATACGACTTGCTGGTTGAAGAAACCCCATTTGACCAAGTGGTGTGCAAAACGACCACTGGAAAATATGATCTGATTGCGGCGAATGGCGACGTCACCGCCGCAGAAATCAAATTGATGGAAGTGTTCGCGCGAGAAGTCCGTCTAAAGAACGCTTTGGCGTCAGTTCGCGATAACTATGATTTCATCTTTATTGATTGTCCTCCTTCTTTAAACCTTCTTACAATCAATGCCATGGCTGCGGCGGATTCCGTGCTGGTGCCAATGCAATGTGAATATTTTGCATTAGAAGGTTTAACGGCTCTTATGGATACCATTAGTAAGTTGGCGGCAGTGGTGAACGACAAACTCAAAATCGAGGGATTGTTGCGTACCATGTACGATCCTCGCAACCGCCTGTCTAATGAAGTCTCCGATCAACTCAAAAAGCATTTCGGCAGTAAAGTCTACCGTACAGTGATCCCACGAAACGTGCGCTTAGCAGAAGCGCCAAGTCATGGGAAACCGGCAATGTACTACGACAAGCACTCTGCAGGCTCAAAAGCGTATTTAGCGCTGGCGGGGGAAATGCTGCGTCGAGAAGAAATCCCAGTTTAA
- the atpH gene encoding F0F1 ATP synthase subunit delta, with protein sequence MADFTTIARPYAKAAFDFAVEKGQLDQWGQMLSFAAEVAQNEQISELLSGSMSADKLAELFIAICGEQVDEFGQNLLKVMAENGRLAALPDVCTLFFVLKKEHEKEIDVEVISATELSDEQCANISQKLEQRLERKVKLNCSVDEALLGGVIIRAGDLVIDNSARGRLNRLSDALQS encoded by the coding sequence ATGGCTGATTTTACAACAATCGCGCGCCCCTATGCTAAAGCAGCCTTTGACTTTGCGGTAGAGAAAGGCCAACTAGACCAATGGGGTCAAATGTTGTCTTTCGCTGCTGAAGTAGCCCAAAACGAACAAATTAGTGAGCTGTTATCTGGCTCAATGTCAGCCGACAAACTGGCTGAACTGTTTATTGCGATTTGTGGCGAACAAGTGGATGAATTTGGTCAAAACCTTCTTAAGGTGATGGCGGAGAATGGTCGTCTTGCGGCCCTTCCTGATGTATGTACCCTGTTCTTCGTTTTGAAGAAAGAGCATGAGAAAGAGATTGATGTAGAAGTGATTTCTGCAACCGAACTTTCTGATGAACAATGTGCAAACATCAGTCAGAAACTTGAACAGCGTCTAGAGCGCAAAGTTAAGCTGAATTGCAGTGTAGATGAGGCCCTACTAGGTGGGGTGATAATTCGAGCCGGAGACTTAGTCATCGATAACTCAGCTCGCGGTCGTCTGAATCGCCTGAGCGATGCATTGCAGTCTTAA
- the mioC gene encoding FMN-binding protein MioC, whose protein sequence is MIHIITGSTLGGAEYVGDHLSDLLQEAGFETTIHNHPQLSEIPNQGTWLIITSTHGAGEYPDNIQPFIHALQATPPKMSDVRYAVVAIGDSSYDTFCAAGLHVHALLTDIGASAITQCLTIDVLSHTVPEDAAEVWLKQHIEQF, encoded by the coding sequence ATGATTCACATCATCACAGGCAGCACACTCGGTGGCGCAGAATACGTGGGCGATCACTTGAGTGACCTACTGCAAGAGGCTGGGTTTGAAACCACCATTCACAATCACCCTCAGTTAAGCGAAATCCCTAATCAAGGCACCTGGTTGATCATCACCTCTACGCATGGCGCAGGCGAATATCCAGACAACATTCAGCCTTTTATCCACGCTCTGCAAGCGACCCCACCGAAAATGAGTGATGTTCGTTATGCTGTTGTAGCGATTGGAGACTCCAGTTATGACACTTTTTGTGCCGCGGGTCTGCACGTCCACGCGTTACTGACTGACATTGGCGCCAGTGCGATCACTCAGTGTCTGACCATTGATGTGCTCAGCCATACCGTACCAGAAGACGCCGCCGAAGTTTGGCTAAAACAACATATCGAGCAGTTTTGA
- the atpB gene encoding F0F1 ATP synthase subunit A, with amino-acid sequence MAAPGEALTPSGYITHHLTNLSTYKLGLVAEESSFWNVHIDSLFFSWFTGLIFLGIFYAVARKTTAGVPGKLQCAVEMIVEFVATNVKDTFHGRNPLIAPLALTIFCWVFLMNLMDLVPIDFLPYPAEHWLGIPYLKVVPSADVNITMAMALGVFALMIYYSIKVKGLGGFARELALHPFNHWTMIPFNLLIEVVSLLAKPLSLGMRLFGNMFAGEVVFILCAAMLPWYLQWMGSLPWAIFHILVILIQAFVFMMLTIVYMSMAHEDSDH; translated from the coding sequence ATGGCTGCGCCAGGTGAAGCGCTAACACCTTCCGGTTACATCACTCACCACCTTACTAACCTTTCAACTTACAAGTTGGGGCTAGTGGCGGAAGAGTCGAGTTTCTGGAACGTACATATCGATAGTCTGTTTTTTTCTTGGTTTACAGGGTTAATTTTCCTCGGAATTTTTTACGCTGTAGCTCGAAAAACAACAGCCGGTGTACCAGGTAAGCTTCAGTGTGCTGTTGAAATGATCGTAGAATTTGTCGCGACAAACGTCAAAGATACGTTCCATGGACGCAACCCGCTGATTGCACCTCTAGCACTGACTATCTTTTGTTGGGTATTTTTGATGAACTTGATGGACTTAGTTCCAATCGATTTCCTTCCATACCCGGCAGAGCATTGGCTCGGTATTCCTTACTTGAAAGTAGTACCTTCAGCTGATGTGAATATCACCATGGCTATGGCACTAGGCGTATTCGCTCTGATGATCTATTACAGCATCAAAGTGAAAGGTCTAGGTGGCTTTGCAAGAGAATTGGCTTTACACCCATTCAACCATTGGACAATGATTCCGTTCAACCTACTAATCGAAGTGGTATCGCTACTGGCGAAACCTCTTTCTCTTGGTATGCGTCTATTCGGTAACATGTTCGCGGGTGAGGTTGTATTTATTCTTTGTGCGGCAATGCTACCATGGTATCTACAATGGATGGGCTCGCTACCATGGGCGATCTTCCATATTCTGGTAATCCTGATTCAGGCCTTCGTGTTTATGATGTTGACAATCGTATATATGTCAATGGCTCACGAAGACAGTGATCATTAA
- the rsmG gene encoding 16S rRNA (guanine(527)-N(7))-methyltransferase RsmG, translating to MSALRQKLDALIEQTDLQVNERQREQLLGYVELLNKWNKAYNLTSVRDPQDMLVKHILDSIVVAPHLDGERFIDVGTGPGLPGIPLAIMHPEKTFFLLDSLGKRIRFIKQVLHELKIENVTTVQSRVEEFQPEEKFDGVLSRAFASMTDMVEWCHHLPKTGQGVFLALKGLHPKDEIDQLPEWCSVTEIISLTVPELEGDRHLVILSRKDN from the coding sequence ATGAGTGCTCTTCGCCAAAAACTGGATGCTTTAATCGAGCAAACCGATTTGCAGGTCAATGAACGTCAACGTGAACAACTGTTAGGTTATGTGGAACTGCTCAATAAGTGGAACAAAGCCTATAACCTGACCTCTGTGCGTGATCCGCAAGACATGCTGGTGAAACATATTCTCGATAGCATCGTAGTAGCGCCTCACCTTGACGGTGAGCGTTTTATCGATGTGGGTACTGGACCTGGATTGCCTGGTATTCCGTTGGCGATCATGCATCCAGAGAAAACGTTCTTTTTGTTGGACAGCTTAGGTAAGCGCATTCGCTTTATCAAACAAGTTCTCCATGAACTAAAGATTGAAAATGTGACCACGGTGCAAAGTCGTGTCGAAGAGTTCCAGCCAGAAGAAAAATTTGATGGTGTTCTAAGTCGCGCATTTGCTTCAATGACAGATATGGTGGAGTGGTGTCATCATCTACCGAAAACGGGTCAAGGTGTCTTCCTTGCTCTAAAGGGGCTGCACCCTAAAGATGAAATTGATCAGCTTCCTGAGTGGTGCAGTGTGACGGAGATCATATCTTTGACTGTTCCTGAGTTGGAAGGGGATCGCCATCTAGTAATCTTATCGCGCAAGGATAATTAG
- the atpF gene encoding F0F1 ATP synthase subunit B, which yields MNMNATLLGQAISFAMFVWFCMKYVWPPIMQAIEERQKKIADGLQAAERAAKDLDLAQANASSQLKEAKRTATEIIEQANKRKAQILDEAREDAQTERQKILAQAEAQLEAERNRARDELRKQVATLAVAGAEKILERSIDKDAHKDILDNITAKL from the coding sequence GTGAATATGAACGCAACTCTGCTAGGTCAAGCAATCTCGTTTGCTATGTTTGTGTGGTTCTGTATGAAGTACGTATGGCCACCAATCATGCAAGCGATTGAAGAGCGTCAGAAGAAAATTGCTGACGGTCTACAAGCAGCAGAACGTGCTGCAAAAGACTTAGATCTAGCACAAGCTAATGCTTCTTCTCAATTGAAAGAAGCAAAGCGCACAGCAACTGAGATCATCGAACAAGCGAACAAACGTAAAGCTCAAATCTTGGATGAAGCTCGCGAGGATGCACAGACTGAACGTCAAAAAATCCTAGCGCAAGCGGAAGCTCAACTTGAAGCTGAACGTAATCGTGCACGCGATGAACTGCGCAAACAAGTTGCAACTCTGGCTGTAGCTGGTGCAGAGAAAATCCTTGAGCGTTCAATCGATAAAGATGCGCACAAAGATATTCTCGATAACATTACTGCAAAACTTTAA
- a CDS encoding F0F1 ATP synthase subunit I → MVAALARPGRELAKQLLMIESGAVIFVAAGVALVVNAEWGFSSLIGGGIFVVANAVFSVCAFLFVGARASKYVAISFYTGEALKILITVVLFSVAYMYMQVELVPLKLTYLLVLGINIFAPALFINNKK, encoded by the coding sequence ATGGTAGCTGCGTTGGCTAGGCCAGGACGAGAGCTTGCAAAGCAATTGTTAATGATCGAGTCCGGCGCGGTTATTTTTGTGGCAGCAGGAGTGGCTTTGGTTGTGAATGCTGAGTGGGGATTTTCCTCGCTGATAGGCGGCGGCATTTTTGTTGTCGCCAATGCAGTATTTTCTGTGTGTGCATTCTTGTTTGTAGGAGCGAGAGCGTCAAAGTACGTTGCTATCTCTTTCTACACGGGTGAAGCGCTGAAAATTCTCATTACAGTAGTGCTGTTTTCTGTCGCCTACATGTATATGCAGGTGGAACTTGTTCCCCTGAAACTAACCTATTTGCTGGTTCTTGGTATTAATATCTTTGCGCCAGCGCTATTCATTAACAACAAAAAATAG
- the mnmE gene encoding tRNA uridine-5-carboxymethylaminomethyl(34) synthesis GTPase MnmE: MTTDTIVAQATAPGRGGVGIIRVSGPQAAQVALEVTGKTLKARYAEYLPFKAQDGSELDQGIALFFPNPHSFTGEDVLELQGHGGPVVMDMLIKRILTISGVRPARPGEFSERAFLNDKMDLTQAEAIADLIDASSEEAAKSALQSLQGQFSKRIHTLVESLIHLRIYVEAAIDFPEEEIDFLADGKVAGDLQAIIDNLDAVRKEANQGAIMREGMKVVIAGRPNAGKSSLLNALSGKDSAIVTDIAGTTRDVLREHIHIDGMPLHIIDTAGLRDASDEVEKIGIERAWDEIRQADRVLFMVDGTTTDATDPKEIWPDFIDRLPEQIGITVIRNKADQTQESLGICHVSQPTLIRLSAKTGQGVDALRNHLKECMGFSGNSEGGFMARRRHLDALQRAAEHLLIGQEQLEGYMAGEILAEELRIAQQHLNEITGEFSSDDLLGRIFSSFCIGK, from the coding sequence ATGACAACAGATACGATTGTCGCCCAGGCTACAGCGCCGGGCCGAGGTGGTGTCGGGATTATTCGTGTTTCTGGCCCGCAAGCCGCTCAAGTTGCCTTGGAAGTAACAGGTAAGACGCTAAAAGCGCGCTACGCTGAATATCTCCCTTTTAAAGCCCAAGATGGTAGTGAACTTGACCAAGGGATCGCCCTGTTCTTCCCAAATCCTCATTCATTTACTGGCGAAGATGTCCTTGAGTTGCAAGGCCACGGCGGCCCTGTGGTGATGGACATGCTGATTAAACGCATCCTGACCATCTCTGGTGTTCGCCCCGCAAGACCAGGGGAGTTTTCTGAGCGAGCCTTCCTTAACGATAAGATGGACCTCACGCAAGCTGAGGCGATCGCAGACCTGATTGATGCCAGCTCCGAAGAAGCGGCCAAATCAGCACTCCAATCGCTACAAGGGCAATTTTCTAAGCGAATTCATACGCTGGTGGAATCTCTCATCCATCTGCGCATCTACGTTGAAGCGGCCATCGATTTTCCTGAAGAGGAAATCGACTTCTTAGCCGATGGTAAAGTGGCGGGCGATCTGCAAGCCATCATCGACAACTTAGACGCAGTACGCAAAGAAGCCAACCAAGGCGCGATTATGCGTGAAGGGATGAAAGTGGTGATTGCGGGTCGACCAAATGCCGGTAAATCGAGCTTGTTGAATGCGCTATCAGGTAAGGATTCCGCGATTGTCACCGACATTGCTGGCACCACACGTGATGTCCTCCGTGAGCATATCCATATCGATGGCATGCCATTGCACATCATCGATACCGCTGGTCTGCGTGATGCTTCAGACGAAGTAGAAAAAATCGGTATCGAGCGCGCTTGGGATGAGATCCGTCAAGCCGATCGCGTACTCTTCATGGTCGATGGCACCACCACCGACGCCACCGACCCTAAAGAAATCTGGCCAGACTTTATTGATCGCCTGCCAGAACAAATCGGCATTACCGTGATCCGCAACAAAGCGGATCAAACCCAAGAATCACTCGGGATCTGCCATGTTAGTCAACCGACGTTGATCCGTTTGTCGGCCAAAACAGGTCAAGGCGTTGATGCATTGCGTAATCACCTAAAAGAGTGCATGGGCTTTTCTGGCAACAGTGAAGGTGGCTTTATGGCAAGACGCCGACATCTGGATGCACTTCAGCGCGCCGCAGAGCACCTGCTGATTGGCCAAGAACAATTGGAAGGGTATATGGCCGGAGAAATTCTTGCAGAAGAACTCCGCATCGCTCAGCAGCATCTCAACGAGATCACGGGCGAGTTTAGTTCCGACGATTTGCTCGGACGTATTTTCTCTTCATTCTGTATCGGAAAATAA
- the mnmG gene encoding tRNA uridine-5-carboxymethylaminomethyl(34) synthesis enzyme MnmG — MLYHETFDVIVVGGGHAGTEAALASARTGQKTLLLTHNIDTLGQMSCNPAIGGIGKGHLVKEVDAMGGLMAQAIDHAGIQFRTLNASKGPAVRATRAQADRALYKAYVRDFLENAPNLTLFQQAVDDLIVEQDQVRGVITQMGLKFHAKAVVLTVGTFLGGKIHIGLQSSSGGRAGDPPSIALADRLRELPFRVDRLKTGTPPRIDARSVDFSVLEAQHGDNPTPVFSFMGDRTHHPRQIPCFITHTNEQTHEVIRNNLDRSPMYAGIIEGIGPRYCPSIEDKVMRFADKNSHQIFIEPEGLTTHELYPNGISTSLPFDVQVQIVRSMKGFENAHIVRPGYAIEYDFFDPRDLKQTYETKFIQGLFFAGQINGTTGYEEAAAQGLMAGLNASLFSQEKEGWSPRRDQAYMGVLIDDLSTMGTKEPYRMFTSRAEHRLLLREDNADLRLTEKARELGLVDDARWARFNQKIDNMEQERQRLKSTWMNPASTGIEELNQLLKSPMNREASGEDLLRRPEMTYEQLTSLAAFAPALDDLEAAEQVEIQVKYEGYIKRQQDEIEKSLRHEHTKLPADLDYSDVKGLSNEVVLKLNTAKPETLGIASRISGITPAAISILLVHLKKIGMLKVGEENA; from the coding sequence ATGCTTTATCACGAAACATTTGACGTCATTGTTGTCGGTGGCGGACACGCAGGAACGGAAGCCGCACTCGCATCAGCACGCACCGGTCAGAAGACCTTATTACTCACGCACAATATCGATACCTTGGGCCAAATGTCTTGTAACCCAGCCATTGGTGGTATTGGTAAAGGGCATTTGGTCAAAGAAGTGGATGCGATGGGTGGTTTGATGGCGCAAGCGATCGATCACGCGGGTATTCAGTTTAGAACACTAAACGCCTCGAAAGGGCCAGCAGTGAGAGCAACACGTGCACAAGCCGACCGAGCGCTTTACAAAGCTTACGTGCGTGATTTTCTCGAAAATGCGCCGAATCTGACCCTTTTCCAACAAGCAGTGGATGACTTAATTGTCGAACAGGATCAAGTTCGTGGTGTGATCACGCAAATGGGATTAAAGTTCCATGCCAAAGCGGTCGTTCTGACGGTAGGTACTTTCCTTGGTGGAAAGATCCACATCGGTTTGCAAAGCTCTTCTGGTGGACGCGCAGGGGATCCTCCTTCGATCGCGTTGGCCGATCGTCTGCGTGAACTGCCATTTAGAGTCGATCGACTCAAAACGGGTACACCACCACGCATCGATGCACGTAGTGTCGATTTTTCTGTGTTAGAAGCACAACACGGTGACAATCCAACGCCTGTATTCTCCTTTATGGGCGATCGCACTCATCACCCACGTCAAATTCCTTGTTTCATTACCCATACCAATGAACAGACGCATGAGGTGATTCGTAACAACCTTGATCGTAGCCCAATGTACGCTGGTATCATCGAAGGTATTGGCCCTCGTTACTGTCCTTCTATCGAAGACAAAGTGATGCGCTTTGCCGATAAGAACAGCCACCAAATCTTCATCGAACCAGAAGGTTTAACGACTCACGAATTGTATCCAAACGGCATCTCCACCAGCTTGCCATTTGATGTGCAGGTGCAGATTGTTCGTTCGATGAAAGGTTTTGAAAACGCGCACATTGTTCGCCCTGGTTACGCAATTGAATACGATTTCTTCGATCCACGTGACTTGAAACAGACTTACGAAACCAAGTTTATCCAAGGTTTGTTCTTTGCTGGCCAAATTAACGGCACGACTGGTTACGAAGAAGCAGCCGCACAAGGTTTGATGGCGGGTCTCAATGCCAGCTTGTTCAGCCAAGAGAAAGAAGGTTGGAGCCCACGTCGCGATCAAGCCTACATGGGCGTATTGATCGACGATCTCTCAACCATGGGTACCAAAGAACCATACCGCATGTTCACATCGCGTGCGGAACACCGCTTGTTACTGCGTGAAGACAACGCGGATCTACGTTTGACAGAAAAAGCACGCGAACTCGGCTTGGTCGATGATGCTCGTTGGGCTCGTTTTAACCAGAAGATCGACAATATGGAGCAAGAGCGTCAACGTCTGAAATCGACGTGGATGAATCCGGCTTCTACTGGTATTGAAGAGCTTAACCAATTATTAAAATCACCAATGAACCGTGAAGCCAGCGGTGAAGATCTTCTTCGTCGCCCAGAGATGACTTATGAGCAGCTCACTTCGTTGGCCGCTTTTGCACCTGCACTCGACGATCTTGAAGCCGCAGAACAAGTGGAAATTCAAGTGAAATACGAAGGCTACATCAAGCGTCAGCAAGATGAGATTGAAAAATCCCTGCGTCATGAACACACCAAATTGCCAGCGGATCTTGATTACAGCGATGTGAAAGGCTTATCCAACGAGGTGGTACTTAAACTCAACACCGCCAAGCCCGAGACATTGGGGATTGCATCACGCATTTCTGGTATTACGCCTGCGGCCATTTCGATTTTGCTGGTTCACTTAAAGAAAATCGGCATGTTGAAAGTGGGAGAAGAAAACGCATGA